CGTCACCGTTGACTTCGGCCAGCTCCTCGATGAGATCGACAAGAACACCCTCGTCCTCGGTGAGATACTCCTCGAGAGCGACCTCAAGTTCATTGGCTACGAGGAGATTACCTTCAAGCCGAGTGTTGAGGAGCTTCTCAAGCCACCCGAGGAGAAAGCCGAGGTCGTCGAGCTTGAGGAAGAGGTCAGCGAGCCTCTCGTCGAGAAGGCTGAGGAGACCCCAGAGGCCGAGAAGAAGGCAGAAGAGCCGGCCGAGGAGACCGAAGAGGCTCCCGAGGAGAAGACAGAGGAGCCAGAGGAAGTCTCCGAGGAGAAGGAAGAGACCAAGGAGAAGGCAGGAGAAGAGGCGAAGGCCGAAGAGGCCAAAGAGGAAACCGAGGAAAAGAAACCCAAGAAGAAGACCACGAGGAGGAGCACCAAGGGCAGGAAGACCAGGAGGACCACCACCAGAAAGACCACCAGCAAGAAGAAGACCAAGGCCGCCGAGGAGAAGAAGGAAGGGGCCAAGGAGGAGTGAAAGGCTTTTATTCTTCTCCCCCTAACTTTTCCTCATGAACGTCAGGCGCAACCCCTACCTCCTCTATGTCATTCTGCTCCCGCTGATCCTCGTGGTCAGGTACAGTGATGGGGGACTCTTTCGGTGGGCCTTCTACAACCTGCTGTTCTACTTCGCCGTTCCCCTGGGCATCGCGACCCTTATGGGATTCAAAAGGAAAGAGCTGGCCGTCCAGACCGGTAAAATCGGGGGGTATAAGTGGGCACTCATTCTGTTCATCGCCACCATTCCGCTGAGCATCTACGGTGCAACGATACCCGCCATGAAGGACTACTACCCGATCTTTGAGTACTCCAGCTGGGGGGATTTCTTCGTCAAGGAACTCGCGGTCGGGGCCATAATGTTCGCCCACGAGGCGTTCTTCCGCGGTTTCCTGCTCTTCTCCCTCGCCAGAAGGAACGAGTGGCTAGCCATCCTGGCCCAGGATATACCCTACGCTCTGGCCCACATCGGCAAGCCGGGCATAGAGGTGCCCTACTCCTTCGTGGCAGGGATAGTCTTCGCGAAGATTGACCTGAAGAGCGGGAGCTTCCTTCCCAGCTTCCTGCTCCACTGGCTTGGCTCGGTCCTCTTCGATCTGCTCTGCGTTCTCCTCTGACCGAAAGTCGTATTAACGTCCGGAACCCATTAAATGGTATGTTCGGCTCCGGGGTGTATCTCAGAGGCCGCTACTGGGAGGTCGACCTCCTCCGCGGCATCGGCATAACCATGATGGTGGCATCGAACTTCGTCACTGACCTGTGGCTCTTCCTCGGCTATACTGGACATTACCTCTTCTGGCGCCTCTTCGCGATAGCGACCGCCTCGATATTCATCTTCACCTCCGGCCTCTCGCTGTGGATAAGCTACTCTCGGACGGTTAAAAGAAACCCCCGCCCCTACGGGAAGTATTTCAGGCGATTCCTCAAGCTCTTCGGCCTGGGGATGCTGATAACCGCCGTGACATACCTCCTCCCAGGCCAGATGACCATCCACTTTGGCATACTCCATTTCCTCGGCCTTGCGACACTCCTGGCGATTCCCTTCCACCGCTTTGGAAAATGGAACTTCCTCTGGGCCATCTTTTTTCTGCTGGCCTACCTTCCGCTGAAGAACCTCCACGACGGCCTTCTGCTCCTCCCGCTGGGAATAACTCCCGAAGGTTACTTCACTCCAGACTACTTCCCGGTATTCCCGTGGTTCGGCGTTTATCTCCTGGGAATGACCGCTGGTAGCGTTTTCTATCCCGACGGAAGTAGAAGACAGGATATTGACCTTCCAACGAATCCCCTGGTGAACTTCATTGCCTTCGCGGGAAGGCACACTCTGCTGATATACCTAGTTCATCAGCCGATACTCGTAGGACTGTTGAGGCTGATTTACGGGCCGCTGCCGGGGCTTCCGGTCTAAGTACCGGCACGGATCAATTAAAAAAATAGCGGGGCATAAGCCCCTGGCTGATTTTAGCTCAGCCA
This window of the Thermococcus siculi genome carries:
- the mrtA gene encoding CPBP family archaeomyxosortase MrtA codes for the protein MNVRRNPYLLYVILLPLILVVRYSDGGLFRWAFYNLLFYFAVPLGIATLMGFKRKELAVQTGKIGGYKWALILFIATIPLSIYGATIPAMKDYYPIFEYSSWGDFFVKELAVGAIMFAHEAFFRGFLLFSLARRNEWLAILAQDIPYALAHIGKPGIEVPYSFVAGIVFAKIDLKSGSFLPSFLLHWLGSVLFDLLCVLL
- a CDS encoding heparan-alpha-glucosaminide N-acetyltransferase, producing the protein MFGSGVYLRGRYWEVDLLRGIGITMMVASNFVTDLWLFLGYTGHYLFWRLFAIATASIFIFTSGLSLWISYSRTVKRNPRPYGKYFRRFLKLFGLGMLITAVTYLLPGQMTIHFGILHFLGLATLLAIPFHRFGKWNFLWAIFFLLAYLPLKNLHDGLLLLPLGITPEGYFTPDYFPVFPWFGVYLLGMTAGSVFYPDGSRRQDIDLPTNPLVNFIAFAGRHTLLIYLVHQPILVGLLRLIYGPLPGLPV